Proteins encoded by one window of Vigna radiata var. radiata cultivar VC1973A chromosome 5, Vradiata_ver6, whole genome shotgun sequence:
- the LOC106760240 gene encoding spermidine synthase 1 encodes MENRPSAMITNGKTAFSTPTSTHEGDAGKPEIRLHPQIPGWFSEYSPLWPGQAHFFKVEKIYFQGKSKYQDMLVFQSSTYGKVFVLDGALQLTEKDECAYQEMITHLPLCSIPNPKKVLLIGGGDGGILREISRHSSVEQIDICEIDTMLIDVYKEYFPDVAVGYKDPRVKLHIIDGTLFLNSVARGTYDAIIVDAFDPIRPDHELFECEFFELVSMALRPGGVLCIQAESIWFESLDIEELFTKCHQTLKGSSDYAWTTVPAYPSGVIGFLLCSTEGPYVDFRNPINPIDPENYGISNQPLKFYNSEVHSAAFCLPSFAKRFSNAKATKRP; translated from the exons ATGGAAAATCGTCCTTCAGCTATGATCACCAATGGCAAAACTGCTTTCTCAACTCCAACTTCCACACACGAAGGAGACGCTGGAAAACCTGAAATTCGTCTACATCCACAAATTCCAGGATGGTTTTCAGAATATTCTCCACTATGGCCAG GACAAGCTCACTTCTTCAAGGTAGAAAAGATTTATTTCCAAGGGAAATCTAAATACCAGGATATGCTAGTTTTTCAg TCATCAACTTATGGTAAGGTTTTTGTTCTTGATGGAGCACTCCAACTGACAGAGAAGGACGAATGTGCTTACCAAGAAATGATCACTCACCTTCCTCTTTGCTCTATCCCTAACCCAAAAAAG GTGTTGCTTATAGGTGGTGGAGATGGTGGCATCCTAAGGGAAATTTCCCGTCACTCGTCTGTTGAACAAATCGACATATGTGAAATTGACACCATGCTCATTGAT GTGTATAAAGAATATTTCCCAGACGTGGCGGTTGGGTACAAAGACCCTCGAGTGAAGCTTCACATCATAGATG GAACTCTCTTTTTGAATTCTGTAGCAAGAGGAACCTATGATGCCATAATAGTGGATGCCTTCGACCCAATAA GGCCTGATCATGAGCTATTTGAATGTGAGTTTTTTGAACTGGTTTCTATGGCTCTTCGACCTGGAGGAGTTCTGTGCATCCAAGCAGAGAGTATTTGGTTTGAGTCATTGGATATTGAAGAACTCTTCACCAAATGTCACCAAACTTTAAAAGGTTCCTCTGATTATGCTTGGACAACTGTTCCTGCATATCCAAG TGGGGTCATTGGTTTCTTGCTGTGCTCCACCGAAGGTCCTTATGTCGACTTCCGAAATCCAATCAACCCCATCGATCCCGAAAATTATGGCATATCAAACCAACCCTTGAAGTTTTACAACTCAGAA GTTCATTCAGCTGCGTTTTGCTTACCATCTTTTGCCAAAAGGTTCTCAAATGCCAAAGCTACTAAAAGGCCGTAG
- the LOC106760241 gene encoding probable cyclic nucleotide-gated ion channel 16, with product MNSDFYRLAVSSHFSSFPKSFSLRKKVPWWYQILNPRSKFVARWNRTFLYVCIAALFLDPLYFYFPITGDKACMQTDLVLGVFVTFSRTVADLFFLFHMVLKFRTAYVAPTSRVYGRKELVTDPRVIASRYLKSDFIIDLLATLPLPQIVVWFVIPAVKNSTVAHVNHTLSLIVLIQFIPRLFQIFPLQRRILKTSGLIAKTALAGALYNLGSYMLASHVLGATWYVASIQRQYECWIITCKQEMNNTHSPTCTPSFLDCATLDHRERQAWFKRTKVLSNCDALNNKNEFQFGLFADAFTDHVSSSRFVQKYFYCLWWGLKNLSSYGQNLQTSTYSGETLFSSFICIAGLILFAHLIGNMQNYLQSTTARIEEWRLRQKDTEEWMNHRQLPPELQQRVRRFVQYKWLATRGVDEEAILRALPLDLRRQIQRHLCLDIVRRVPFFGQMDDQLLDAICERLVSSLNTKDSYIVREGDPVREMLFIIRGQVESSTTDGGRTGFYNSITLRPGDFCGEELLTWALMPSSNLNLPSSTRTVKSISEVEAFALRAEDLKFVANQFKRLHSKKLQHAFRYYSHQWRAWGAHFIQAAWRRHRKRKLAMELLGKESLYYTNVMEIVEEEDVDDDEGDDGGGAGESSSGPSMGFQNLGATVLASKFAANTRKGKIKKVKINLPDSDSLKMPKMFKPTEPDFSTFHD from the exons ATGAACAGCGATTTCTATCGACTCGCAGTTTCATCGCATTTCAGCAGTTTCCCGAAATCCTTCTCTCTGAGAAAGAAAGTGCCATGGTGGTACCAAATCCTAAACCCTCGATCCAAGTTCGTGGCCAGATGGAACCGCACCTTCCTCTATGTCTGCATCGCCGCGCTCTTCCTCGACCCTCTCTACTTCTATTTTCCCATCACGGGGGACAAGGCCTGCATGCAGACCGACCTCGTCCTCGGAGTCTTCGTCACCTTCTCCCGCACCGTGGCCgacctcttcttcctcttccacaTGGTCCTCAAGTTCCGCACCGCCTATGTCGCTCCCACCTCTCGCGTTTATGGCCGCAAAGAACTCGTCACAGATCCTCGTGTCATCGCCTCACGCTACCTCAAATCTGATTTCATTATCGATCTCCTCGCAACCCTTCCTCTTCCTCAG ATAGTGGTATGGTTCGTGATTCCAGCGGTGAAAAATTCTACTGTAGCTCATGTAAATCACACTCTATCTTTGATTGTGCTCATTCAATTCATTCCTagattatttcaaatttttcctCTGCAAAGGAGAATCTTGAAGACCAGTGGACTTATTGCAAAAACTGCCTTGGCAGGAGCCTTATACAATCTTGGTTCCTACATGCTCGCCAGTCAT GTTTTAGGAGCTACTTGGTACGTAGCTTCAATTCAGAGACAGTATGAGTGTTGGATAATAACATGCAAACAAGAGATGAACAATACGCATTCCCCAACTTGTACTCCTTCGTTTTTGGACTGTGCTACTCTTGACCACCGAGAAAGACAAGCTTGGTTCAAACGCACCAAAGTTCTCAGTAATTGCGACGCCCTCAATAACAAAAATGAGTTTCAGTTTGGACTTTTCGCTGATGCTTTCACCGATCACGTTTCCTCCTCAAGATTCGTTCAAAAATACTTCTACTGTCTTTGGTGGGGTTTGAAGAATCTAAG TTCATACGGACAAAATCTTCAGACTAGCACTTACAGTGGTGAAACATTGTTTTCAAGTTTCATATGCATCGCAGGTCTAATCCTGTTCGCGCATCTCATTGGTAACATGCAg aattatcTGCAATCTACAACTGCAAGAATTGAAGAGTGGAGACTTAGACAAAAAGATACAGAAGAGTGGATGAATCATCGGCAGCTACCACCAGAACTGCAACAACGGGTTCGAAGGTTTGTTCAGTATAAATGGCTGGCCACCAGAGGAGTAGACGAAGAAGCCATTTTGCGTGCTTTGCCTTTGGATCTTCGCCGCCAGATTCAGAGGCACCTCTGTCTCGACATTGTTCGTCGG GTTCCATTTTTCGGGCAAATGGATGACCAGCTTCTGGACGCAATATGCGAGAGGCTGGTGTCGTCACTGAACACGAAGGACTCGTATATCGTGCGAGAAGGCGATCCAGTGAGGGAGATGCTCTTCATCATCAGAGGGCAGGTGGAGAGCTCCACCACCGACGGTGGCAGAACAGGGTTTTATAACTCCATCACCCTCCGTCCGGGGGACTTCTGCGGCGAGGAGTTGCTCACGTGGGCCCTCATGCCCTCCTCCAACCTCAATCTCCCTTCCTCCACGCGCACCGTGAAGTCCATCTCGGAAGTGGAGGCTTTCGCGCTCCGCGCTGAGGACCTAAAATTCGTGGCGAACCAGTTCAAGCGACTCCACAGCAAGAAGCTGCAGCACGCCTTCCGCTACTATTCCCACCAGTGGAGGGCATGGGGGGCCCACTTCATCCAGGCGGCGTGGCGGCGGCACCGCAAGAGGAAGCTGGCGATGGAGCTGCTGGGGAAGGAGAGCCTGTACTACACGAATGTGATGGAGATAGTAGAGGAGGaggatgttgatgatgatgaaggcGATGATGGAGGTGGTGCAGGTGAGAGTTCGAGTGGTCCCAGCATGGGTTTTCAGAATCTTGGGGCTACCGTTTTGGCCTCTAAGTTCGCTGCGAACACCAGAAAAGGAAAGATTAAGAAGGTGAAAATCAATCTTCCTGATTCTGATAGTTTGAAGATGCCCAAGATGTTCAAGCCTACGGAACCTGATTTCTCGACTTTCCATGATTAA